The Thermococcus sp. EP1 region CCGTTGCTTTCTTAAATTAATAAAAGAAAACAAATAGAAAATTCACTTTCTTCTCCCTGACCTCCTCCCCGCCGTAACATTCAGTATACCTCAATATTTGTCAAAATTAACTGAAACAAAAGGCAAAATCGGGATTGGTAATTATATTACCCCCAAGATGCTCAATGAATAAAGTTTATTATGCCAAATAACTTAACTTATGGTTAGGTGATTTCATGAATTTTGAAAGAAAAGTTCTCATTGGGATGGTTCATCTCAAATCCCTGCCAGGCTCATATCTTTATGAAGAAAACTTTGATGTAGTGCTCGAACATGCCATCAGAGAAGCAGAAAAGCTTGAACAAGCAGGTTTTGATGCAATAATGATTGAAAACTTCAATGACATACCGTTTTCAAAAACTGTTGAACCAATAACGATTGCTGCTATGAGCGTTATTTCAAAGTCTATTAAAGACGTGATTTCACTACCACTTGGCATAAATGTACTGAGAAACGATGCCATAGCAGCCTATTCAATAGCATATACAGTGAAAGCTGATTTCATTAGGGTGAACGTACTAACTGGAGTTGCTTATACAGATCAAGGAGTGATTGAGGGAGTAGCCAATGAACTTGCTAAGCTGAGAAAATTGCTTCCATCAAAAATAAAAATCTTTGCCGATGTCCACGTCAAGCATGGATATCATTTTGGGGATTTTGAAGAAGCTCTAAATGATACGATCGAAAGAGGTTTAGCAGATGCTGTAATAATAAGTGGACAACGAACGGGAAGTGAAGTAGATTTAAAAAAGCTAAAGATAGCTAAAAATATTTCAAATGTTCCAGTCTTAGTTGGTTCTGGCACCACTTATAATAACTTACCAAATCTCTGGCCATATGCAGATGGATTCATTATTGGAACATGGATCAAAAAAGATGGGAAAAGCCAAAATGATATTGATCCAGAACGAGCAAGAAAAATTGTTGAGCTAGCAACAAGACTTCGGAAAAATCTTTGAGATATCTTTCCCCGATCTCACCTTTTTGATATATTATCTGGGCTAATGCTCAGTTTTCAATATACCAGTTCTAAATGAAAACACCCTGTCTTGAGGAGGACTTTCAGAAGGTAATGAGATATTACTTATAGAAGTCTCTCTTCTAAATCCAACTAATAACTCGATGAGAGGTCTTTTCAATCTTCCGGTTTTGGTGCACAGACAAAGGAGGTATTGATAATGAAAAAAGGTTGGATATTATTGAGCTTAATGATCAGTCTAAGCTTGATATTATCTTCAGTTACTGCACACTTCGATCCTCCGGGTTCTCCTGCGATCCAAGTAGACGTTTATCTTCTCGGAGTTTCCCTTAGCGAAGATATGGACGATGGGTGGAACGGCTATGCTGATATCGTAGGAAACTATAAAATAGTTCATAAGGGTCACGAAAGTAAGAACGGGAACATTGAAATGATATACTATGACTGGGACACTCTAAAAGGAAAAATGGGCTACATCCGCAAGAGACTACTCTACAGCCATAAAGAGTGTTCTCCACTGAATGAGATAACTATTGACGTGGATTTGGAGGAATACAACGACATTTTATCTAATAGTGCAATAGGGTCTGGTTCTATAAAGATAAGCAAGCCGGGGAAATACACAATAGATTCCGGAAAAGGAAAGCTATTAATAGAAGTTAAAACTACTCCAGCAGTTCTTTATTCCGATGAGTGCTCATATTTCTATGATCAACCAAATGACTATGCAAGCAGCATTGTGACGAGCTCTGGGGGATATGTTTACGACTGGCAACTTGCAAACATGATGAAGATGTGGATAGCCAAGAGAACGGGCTATGCGAATATGGTCTTCATCTTCAACCAGTGCTTTGGCGGAGGAATGATTGATGACCTTAAAGAAAAGCTTAAAGGCACAGGCGATGCGGCCTTTTTGAGCGCATCTAAACATGATGAACCTGCGTGGGGCCTTGCTGATGGGTACACACCAGCCAGCTGGCCCGAAATGGGGAGAAGAGGATTCACTCGACCTGAGGGTTACTACCCAAAGGAAATTGGAGAGGAGTTAGAAAGGACAGGTGGAGATGCCCCAACAATGAAAGAAATGGCCAAAAGAGCCGAGCAACAAGATGCACGCGGCCCCTATGGGTTAGGGTTCAAGGAAACTCCTCAGTACACTTCGGTGGGAAATGGAGATAATATTAAGATAGGAAAAAAAGCTGATGGTTCAGATGTTGCAAGCAAGCATGCTATCCTCTTTGCTGGAGACGCGGATAGCAAGAGGCACTGGAACAACCTCGATAGAGCATATAAAGCACTTAAAAAACAGGGTTTTACGGATGCCAATATAATAACTCTGGCTGGAAATGGGAAAACCATGCCAGACGGCACAAATGTCCCGAACTATGTGGATGGGCCAGGGACAAAAAAGGCCCTTTTTGAGGCTATTATAAACGTGAGCAAAAAAATGAACAAAAACGAGCAGCTCATATTTTGGGTCTCTGATCATGGAAATAGAGAAAGGACAGAAACAGCCCTTGATAAAGCGATAAAAGATCCCGTAAAGCAGACGGTGCCCCCACGGGAGACTGCTAAAAGACCCGAACAAATTTCTTGGGATCTGGATGAGGAATTTTTAAAAGTGATAAAGCTCGATCCGAACAACCAACCCTACGTAAGCATACTCGTTGAAGCAACTCCTGTGGTTATTGAATATGGAGAGTATTTCCTTGAGAATATAAAACTCTATGTAAATGAGAACGAGTTAGAGTTAGAGCTAATCGAGCCCATCATTGCATATGATGAGGAACCAGATTTGGATGCCTATGAACTTGTGTATCTTGTGGATGAGAGGATTCTGAGAGAAGAAAACCTCATTGAGGTTGAATGGTCAGGAAATGCAGAAATGTTCGTTGAGTACAATATAATGGGGCTCATGATAAGCACAGGAGGCATAAATGAGCTTGAACCCGAAGTCATTGAAGTTGTTGAGGAACAAACTCTCTTTGAGCTTCTGAGAGAATATGTGCCCATATACAATGAAAATGCCGATAATCTGCCAGGATTTATCAAAAGAATAGCTGGAAATGAGAGGATAGACCTCGAGATAACGCTTGAAAACAAAAGCATCCTCAACATGGGCGTCGTGACGGAAAATGGCCGCATAGTGGAATTTTCAAAAGGCAAAATTTCAAAGCCGACGATGAGGGCATGGACAAGTGAAGACGTTGCAAGAAGAATCATAAACTCAGAACATCCTGTAAGTACTGGAGTAAACGCTCTAAAAATGGGGGAGATAAGATACAGCGGTGTCGGGTTTAGGAGAACTCTAAGGATCCTTGCTGTGAAAATAGTGATAAAAGTGTACAGGATCGTGGAGGTCATAGGAGATCTTTTTGGTTAATTTTTTTCCTTTTTGAGTTTTTCTATTATATATTCCGCATACCACTCAGGCCAGTTTTCGTCCCTCTTTCCAAGCTTCTTTTCATATTCAGCATGTGCCGTTTCGGCTTCTTTTAGAAGTTGAATAAGCTTTTCTTTTGTAATATTACACATCAATGTCACCAAGAAAGAAGTGAACTTACTAATATTTAAGAATTTAGAGAACAGAAAACCTCCAAAAACAAATTGTGGTGCGGTGGCCGGGATTCGAACCCGGGTCACCGGCTTGGAAGGCCGGTGTCCTAGACCAGGCTAGACTACCACCGCATGTAGCTGTTTTAACATGAGTGGATTTGGATTTATAAAGTTTGCGATGAGGAAGGTTTTTAAATCACTTCCAGAACAAGGTTATGTACATGTAAAAATCGGTTTTAGGTGAAGGATATGAAGAAGCTTGCAATTATTTTAAGTCTTGTACTTATGGCAACAGCACTGGGATGCATCAATCAACAAACACAAACAACCCAGACAGAAGAGCAAAAACTCGTTGTTTACTCGTACGACAGCTTTGAATATCTTGCAAGCGAAGTAATTCCAAAGTTCGAGGAGAAGTATGGGGTCAAAGTTGAACTACAACTTATCGGGGATGCTGGAGAGGTACTAAACAGACTTATCCTAGAAAAAGACAGTCCAAGAGCAGACTTGGTTATAGGCATAGATAACAGTCTTTTGGCAAAAGCTATCGAAGCTGGAGTCCTAGAAACATATAAACCTGAGAACATAAAACTCATTCCCGAAAACCTAATATTTGATCCAACATTCCATTTAACTCCTTATGACTATGGATACATAGCAATAAACTATAGAGAAGATATGATCCAGAACCCACCAAAGAGTCTTGAAGATCTTACAAAACCAGAATGGAAAGGCAAACTTGTTATTGAAGACCCAAGAACAAGTTCTCCTGGTGCAGCGTTTCTCCTATGGACAATAGCAGTTTATGGTGACGAAGGATATCTCTACTACTGGCAAAAGCTTAAGGAGAATGATGTTCACATAGTTAAGGGATGGACAGAAGCTTGGACAGCATTTATGAACGGTGAATTCCCTCTCGTGCTTAGCTATGCAACTTCTCCTGCTGCAACAGTCTATTATGATAATATAACCTATGTAAAGGCCATAGCATTCGAAGAAGGCAACTACATGCAAATAGAAGGAGCGGGAATAATAAAAGGAGCAAAGAACAAGGAGTTAGCAAAGAAATTCATAGAATTTATGCTCACTGAAGAGTTCCAGAGTGCAATTCCCACTAACCAGTGGATGTACCCAGTGAATCCAAATGTCAAACTTCCAGAAGTCTTTGAATACGCAGTACAACCAAATGAGATAAAGCCAGTAACTCTCGAGCCAACTTACATCAAAGAAAACTTTGAACGCTGGATCAAAGAGTGGACCGCACTTATGGTAGAAGGAAAAAGTCCAGAAGAGATAATAAATGCTCGTACGTGATCTTTTTCTTTTATCCAATTATTGAAAACTGCTTTATTCTTACTCCCACTCTTTTTGGTAGATTTTTGATAGAGAATGGAATTTCACTTAGAAAGCGTTCTGCTATTATTATTTTTCCCTCTACATCGATTTTAAATCTTATTCTACCAGGCGAAAGCTCGTAACTCACTATCTCACCGGTTTTTCCTTCTTCGATATACACACTTTCAGGTCTAAAAAATATCTTCACCTTTCCTTCTCTTCCAACATTGAAACAAAGTTCCCCAAGACACGCTTTTCCCTCTACAGCTTTAAGTTCTAAGATGTTTGATAGTCCAAGAAACTGAGCTACAAACTCAGTGTTTGGATTATAGTAGAGTTCTAATGGAGTCCCAATCTGTTCAACTTTTCCAATATTCATCACAGCAATTCTATCACTTATTGCCATTGCTTCCTCTTGATCATGGGTAACATAAATTGTGGTTATCCCAAGTTCCCGCTGAATTCTCTTTATCTCACCTCTAAGTCTCTCACGAATCTTTGCATCAAGATTTGAGAGAGGTTCATCCAAAAGAAGAACTTGGGGTTCTATTACCAGAGCTCTGGCCAAGGCCACTCTTTGTTGTTGGCCTCCGCTAAGCTGTTCTGGATATCTCTTCTCAAAGCCTTTTAGCCCTACTAATTCAAGTGCCCAGATCACTTTTTTCTCTATTTCATTCCTAGAGATCTTCCTGACCTTTAACCCAAATGCTATATTATCAAAAACATTCATATGAGGAAACAAAGCATAATCTTGGAAAACTATACCAATATTCCTTTCGTATGGTGGAACGTTATTCATAAGCTTCTCACCAAAGTAGACTGCCCCTTTATCTGGCCTTTCAAAGCCAGCGATTATTCTTAGCGTTGTGGTTTTTCCACAACCACTCGGTCCAAGAAGAGTCAAGAATTCTCCTGCTTTTGCCTCTAGATGGGGAATCTCAAGCTGGAAATCTTCCCAAGACATCTTTATCCCTTCAAGCCTAACCCTCACCATATCTCTTCACCCGTTCTCTCGATGACTATAAAAGCTATTGTGCTAACTAATATTAAGAGTACAGACATTGCCGAAGCCGGCCCCAATTGCCGAGAACCTAAGAATCGATAAATTGCTATTGTGATTGTGGTATATTCTGGCCTATAAATCATGTATGTGGCTCCAAGTTCAGCTATACTCATGGCAAAAGCAAAGATAGCTCCAACAATTATCCCACCAAATGCCAATGGAAGCTCAACTTTTAGAAATGCACCAAGTTCATTGACTCCCAGACTCATTGCAGCTTCCTTTAAGTTTGGATTTATTTTTTTCAGACTAGTTGAGACAGATCTTAGAACAAACGGATAGGCTATTATTGTATGAGCAAAGACTATCAAATACCATGTACCAAGAAACTCAAGTGGAGGCTTATGGAAAGCTCTTATGTATCCCAATCCAAGTGTAATTGCCGAAGAAGCTAGGGGGAGCATTACAATAGCATCGAAGAAATTTTTCCCTTTAAACCTCCACCTATACATGATGTATGCTATACTCAGGGCCAAGAACGTTGATAGAATCACTGCAGAAAAACCAAACAAAAGAGAATTCCTAATTGCAGTTATACTGTTTGCACCAAATATAGGATTATATTCAGGAGAAAAAACTCTTCTGTACCATTCGAGTGTGAAACTACCCCCATATGTGAAAGAATGATAAATAACGGCAAGGAGAGGGGATAATATAAATAGAAAAACCACAAGAGAATAAAAGATTATCAACAAACCTCTCACACTTATGAGTTTTTTAAATGTTAAATGAATAGGTTCTCTAAACACTTTTTGCTTCTCAGCTTTTGCATATAAGTCCAAACTTTTAAGGTAGAGATACATAAAAATAAGGCTTAAGAAAATTTGGATTATTGCCAGTGCAGCGCCAGTCTTAAAATCAAGGAGTGTCATTATGGAGGTAAAAATATCTACCTCTATAGTAGCATACTGGTACCCACCTAGAATAAGGGGGATAGAAAAACTCAGAAAACAGAAAACAAATGTTAACATAGAAGAAGCAAAAATAGCAGGCATGAGCATTGGTAGAGTTACTTTTCTAAAAAGTGTGAAACCCCTTGCCCCAAGGCTTATTGCAGCTTCCTCATAGTGAGGATTTATGCGTTGCCAAAGTGAAGATACCATTCGAACAACAACAGGAAAATTGTAAAACGCATGAGCAAGAATTATGGCCTTCCAAGAGTAAAGGATCCCCAAATCCCTTCCTAAAATCTGAGTTATGATCCCTACACGGCCAAAAAGGAGAATAAATCCTAAAGCAACCATAATACTTGGCATCACAAAAGGAACAGTTAGAATGGCTTTTAGAATACCTTTTCCTGGAAATTCATATTTTGCAAATATGTAAGCTCCTGGAAAACCAAGAAAGAGTGTCAAAAGTGTGGAGGCCAATGCTTGCCAAAATGTGAAAAATATAACTCTCCTATGGTAGCTGTTTGAAAGAACTTGGAGAATATACCTTAATGTGAACCCATTCTCCCACAAGCCTTCCTTTAATATACTAGTTAAAGGGAAATAGAAAAAGAGTACCAGGAAAGCTAAAGGAAATACTAAGATTGCACTCCTCCACCTCATTTTCATCGTGTTTTAGTGAGTTATAGTATTTTATAAGTCTGTTGTCCAATATGCCAAACCAATGTATCTATCAGCTCCCCCATAGTAGAGGAGAATTTTTCCACCATGTTCAACCATGCCTTCTAGGAAAACCACATTGTTAACATAACCCCATATCTCCCATTCATACTCTGGAAACATTATAGGATTCTCAGTTCGTGCAATGAGCTCTCTTGGATCATCCTTACTAAAGATCGCTGCTCCAACTCTGTACTTTAGTGTTCCTTCCTCTTTGCCAGCACTATTGTATATCAGGAGTATTTTTTCATCCATAGAAACTAAGGGCGGGCCTGGTTCTACTAAAACATTATCAAAATTTTCTTTCCTAGGAGAAAGAACTGGCTCCTCTATATATTCCCAGTTTATTAAGTCTTTTGAAACTCCCATCCAAATGTGAGAATCTCCAAAATACATGATATACTTACCTCTAAAATCTCCATCTCTAAGCTTCTCAGGAAGGATTGATCCACTTTTTGTCCACCCTTCAATATTGTTTTTCTCATATTTGAAATCCTCAAATATTGGCCCATGTTTCTTCCACGTTAAGAGATTCTTTGATGTAGCCAAGCATAATCGAGCAGTTTTTCCATCATAACCTGTGTAGGTCATGTAATATGTTTTTCCAACTTTTACAACTCGAGGATCTTCTACCCCTGCACTCTCCCATTTGTATTCGGGCTCTATGACGGGTTCGGGATGTTGTAAGAAATTAATTCCATCTTCGCTTATTGCAAGTCCAATTCTGCCTGTAATCTTGTCATCTTTGGATTCAGCCCTGTATAGCATCACAATCCTATTTCTCTCCTTAATAACAGCTGGGTTGTATGTATTTCTTGAATCAAAACCTTCCTCTGAAGGCGAGATAATTGGTTGTGGAAGTTTTTCAGGTGGTTCCACTAGAATGTTCCTTCCCTCAATCCTAAACAGTTTCTCAAAAGATTCTCCCTTCAAGTCTAACAACCTCCTTACCCTTAGCTTTAATCCAGTGTGACTTCCCTCTAAATACAACCCGAGTAGTGATTCTAATACCCTCTGGCAAAGAGGGATCTACAATAAGCTTTTCATCCACTCTTAGACCTAATAACGCTGTAAGAAATGCAAAAACACTTGCTGCACTCCAAGCTTGAGGAGCATTTGCCCGCGGACAAAGGAGAGGATACTCACTCTCAAGCCCGCTATAAAGCTCAGGGAGTTGAGCATTGGGAAGAAGCTTTGCAGCTTTAAGCACTGCCTCAGAAAGTATTCTCACTTTTTCTTTTTCTCTTCTCAAGGAAAGTCCAAGAGCTATTATTGCATTGTCGTGAGGCCATATACTCCCATTATGATAACTGAATGGATTATAGGCTTCTTCTTTTGAACTTAAAGTTCTAATGCCCCATCCAGAAAACATATCCTCTTCGAATAGTCTTTCAGATATCTCCTTTTCATACTTAGCTATGCCAGTGAATAATAGATGGCCTACGTTTGAAGATACGACTTTAGATGGGTTATTTTCACCATCTAAAGCCAAAGCATAAAAGTTCCCAGTCCAAAAGTCTTTATTAAAGCGTTTCTTTAATTTTTTAGCTTCCCTTTCGAGCATCTTTGAATCAAGGAAAGTAAGTTCAAGTAAAGCAGCATCCCTTAGAGCTTTGTAGGCATACCCCTGAACTTCAACCAAGGCAATAGGATGCTTTGTTGGAAGGCCCTTTTCAGTGGGGATCCCCTCCTTTGAGTCCTTCCATCCTTGATTTGCTAACATCCCCGCCTTATATCTTATATACCCCCCTCCCTCCTCTAGTTTTCTCAGAATCCACTCAACAGCAGCTGTTAAATTAGGTTTAAGCTTTTCTATGAGGTCCTTATCTCCGCTCCACTGTAGATATTCTGAAGCAAGAATGATGTAAAGTGGGGTGGCATCTACAGTTCCATAGTAAGGGGCAAAGGGAATTCTCTTTGCATGAGAAAGCTCTCCAAAACGAAATTCATGAGGGATTTTACCAGGTTCTTCTTCATTAAGTGGATCAAACTTCTTTCCTTGGATCTTTGCAAAGAACCTTAATGTGCCTTGGGCATATTGGGGATAATATGGAAGTAAGAACCAAGAAGTTATGATACTGTCTCTTCCAAATGGACAAGCATAGTAGGGGATCCCTGCAAATGGAACCATGCCATGGTTGGTGTATGCTGTTAAAGCAACCAAGTCCTCTACTGCTCTCTCAAAGATCCTATCTAACCAAGTCATGTTTGTAGAGACTACATTGGGCAAATTAAGACTTTTTTCAGTAAGAAAAACATCTAACCGATCTCTTGAGATTCGAGGAGAAAACTCAACATAGAAAATCTCCTTCTGAAGAGGTTCTAAGGTCACTTCAGCAAATAACATGTTCTTTTCTCTTTGAAGATTCGTTTTTAGTTTTAAATTTCTCTCAATTTTATCCTTTCCCAAATAGAGATACTCGCTTTCCTCTTTGAAAGATCGTTTGACTCGTCGTTTTATTTTCTCTCCCCCAAATTTTCTAACCTCAAAGACATCCTCAATAGGGACCTTAAATGTATACTCTATCCTAAGCTCTATGACCTCTCTCGATGTATTATATAGCTGAAATTCCTCCCTATAAGTCCAATCATCTCTTATCTCCCTTTTTCTCAGCAAAACTGCTCTGTCCCCTATTGAAAAATGAGAATACGCTTTTCTTGAACCTTCCTGAGCAGCCCCGATAAGCACGCTATGATGATTTAACTTAAGTCTAACCCCCCTCAAAAAGCGTGTGTCAAAGATGTAAAAGCCATCGTAGGTTCCTTTCATATCCCCATTTTCTCTGGTAACCACAAAAGCTCCATTGTAAGATAAGATAACTGACATCTTATCACCTCAAAATTAAAATCAGAGAGAGTGCAAAAACAACTCTACATCTCTTTCATTCCCTAGATCTATAGCCTTAACCCCCCAAAGTTTTGCCACAAATTCTATTTCACTCCTAAAATCTCCTGGAACTGCAGAGAGATGGTTTGCACCCATAACATTCAGGAACTTCTCTTTATCGAGAGGATTCTTTATGGCCGTATGCGGCCATTGTTTTCCCCATCGTAGCTTTGACTCTATTTCATCAGTTATTTCAAGGCTTTCTCCAATGAAG contains the following coding sequences:
- a CDS encoding BtpA/SgcQ family protein encodes the protein MNFERKVLIGMVHLKSLPGSYLYEENFDVVLEHAIREAEKLEQAGFDAIMIENFNDIPFSKTVEPITIAAMSVISKSIKDVISLPLGINVLRNDAIAAYSIAYTVKADFIRVNVLTGVAYTDQGVIEGVANELAKLRKLLPSKIKIFADVHVKHGYHFGDFEEALNDTIERGLADAVIISGQRTGSEVDLKKLKIAKNISNVPVLVGSGTTYNNLPNLWPYADGFIIGTWIKKDGKSQNDIDPERARKIVELATRLRKNL
- a CDS encoding thiamine ABC transporter substrate binding subunit, with product MKKLAIILSLVLMATALGCINQQTQTTQTEEQKLVVYSYDSFEYLASEVIPKFEEKYGVKVELQLIGDAGEVLNRLILEKDSPRADLVIGIDNSLLAKAIEAGVLETYKPENIKLIPENLIFDPTFHLTPYDYGYIAINYREDMIQNPPKSLEDLTKPEWKGKLVIEDPRTSSPGAAFLLWTIAVYGDEGYLYYWQKLKENDVHIVKGWTEAWTAFMNGEFPLVLSYATSPAATVYYDNITYVKAIAFEEGNYMQIEGAGIIKGAKNKELAKKFIEFMLTEEFQSAIPTNQWMYPVNPNVKLPEVFEYAVQPNEIKPVTLEPTYIKENFERWIKEWTALMVEGKSPEEIINART
- a CDS encoding ABC transporter ATP-binding protein, which codes for MVRVRLEGIKMSWEDFQLEIPHLEAKAGEFLTLLGPSGCGKTTTLRIIAGFERPDKGAVYFGEKLMNNVPPYERNIGIVFQDYALFPHMNVFDNIAFGLKVRKISRNEIEKKVIWALELVGLKGFEKRYPEQLSGGQQQRVALARALVIEPQVLLLDEPLSNLDAKIRERLRGEIKRIQRELGITTIYVTHDQEEAMAISDRIAVMNIGKVEQIGTPLELYYNPNTEFVAQFLGLSNILELKAVEGKACLGELCFNVGREGKVKIFFRPESVYIEEGKTGEIVSYELSPGRIRFKIDVEGKIIIAERFLSEIPFSIKNLPKRVGVRIKQFSIIG
- a CDS encoding iron ABC transporter permease — protein: MRWRSAILVFPLAFLVLFFYFPLTSILKEGLWENGFTLRYILQVLSNSYHRRVIFFTFWQALASTLLTLFLGFPGAYIFAKYEFPGKGILKAILTVPFVMPSIMVALGFILLFGRVGIITQILGRDLGILYSWKAIILAHAFYNFPVVVRMVSSLWQRINPHYEEAAISLGARGFTLFRKVTLPMLMPAIFASSMLTFVFCFLSFSIPLILGGYQYATIEVDIFTSIMTLLDFKTGAALAIIQIFLSLIFMYLYLKSLDLYAKAEKQKVFREPIHLTFKKLISVRGLLIIFYSLVVFLFILSPLLAVIYHSFTYGGSFTLEWYRRVFSPEYNPIFGANSITAIRNSLLFGFSAVILSTFLALSIAYIMYRWRFKGKNFFDAIVMLPLASSAITLGLGYIRAFHKPPLEFLGTWYLIVFAHTIIAYPFVLRSVSTSLKKINPNLKEAAMSLGVNELGAFLKVELPLAFGGIIVGAIFAFAMSIAELGATYMIYRPEYTTITIAIYRFLGSRQLGPASAMSVLLILVSTIAFIVIERTGEEIW
- a CDS encoding glycoside hydrolase family 130 protein; amino-acid sequence: MKGESFEKLFRIEGRNILVEPPEKLPQPIISPSEEGFDSRNTYNPAVIKERNRIVMLYRAESKDDKITGRIGLAISEDGINFLQHPEPVIEPEYKWESAGVEDPRVVKVGKTYYMTYTGYDGKTARLCLATSKNLLTWKKHGPIFEDFKYEKNNIEGWTKSGSILPEKLRDGDFRGKYIMYFGDSHIWMGVSKDLINWEYIEEPVLSPRKENFDNVLVEPGPPLVSMDEKILLIYNSAGKEEGTLKYRVGAAIFSKDDPRELIARTENPIMFPEYEWEIWGYVNNVVFLEGMVEHGGKILLYYGGADRYIGLAYWTTDL
- a CDS encoding amylo-alpha-1,6-glucosidase, producing MSVILSYNGAFVVTRENGDMKGTYDGFYIFDTRFLRGVRLKLNHHSVLIGAAQEGSRKAYSHFSIGDRAVLLRKREIRDDWTYREEFQLYNTSREVIELRIEYTFKVPIEDVFEVRKFGGEKIKRRVKRSFKEESEYLYLGKDKIERNLKLKTNLQREKNMLFAEVTLEPLQKEIFYVEFSPRISRDRLDVFLTEKSLNLPNVVSTNMTWLDRIFERAVEDLVALTAYTNHGMVPFAGIPYYACPFGRDSIITSWFLLPYYPQYAQGTLRFFAKIQGKKFDPLNEEEPGKIPHEFRFGELSHAKRIPFAPYYGTVDATPLYIILASEYLQWSGDKDLIEKLKPNLTAAVEWILRKLEEGGGYIRYKAGMLANQGWKDSKEGIPTEKGLPTKHPIALVEVQGYAYKALRDAALLELTFLDSKMLEREAKKLKKRFNKDFWTGNFYALALDGENNPSKVVSSNVGHLLFTGIAKYEKEISERLFEEDMFSGWGIRTLSSKEEAYNPFSYHNGSIWPHDNAIIALGLSLRREKEKVRILSEAVLKAAKLLPNAQLPELYSGLESEYPLLCPRANAPQAWSAASVFAFLTALLGLRVDEKLIVDPSLPEGIRITTRVVFRGKSHWIKAKGKEVVRLEGRIF